Part of the Streptomyces sp. WMMC500 genome is shown below.
TCGGCCGATCCCCAGGCCGCGAGCAGTCCGTGCGCGGCGTCGCCGAACGTGGCACCCGCCCGGTCGTAGATCGCCCGCAGCTCGGGGCGCCGGGTGGCCTCCAGCGCCAGCTCGTAGCGGGCCACGAGCAGGGTGCGGTGCCGGGTGAGGAAGCGGTGCAGCAGACCGGCCAGGGCGTCGGCCAGCGGCCCGGGATCCGTGCCCGACAGGGGCAGGTCGCCGATGCCGAGCACCCTGCCCTCGCGCTCCGCGAGGCGCTGGATGGTGAGTTCGAGGAGGGCGGCGCGAGTGCGGGCACGGTTGGACGTGGAGCCCTGCGGCAGGCCGGCGGCCTCGTCCACGGCGCGGTGGGTCAGACCTCGCATGCCGCGCTCGGCGAGCAGTGCGATGGCCGCGTCGGCGATGACCTCCTGCCGGGACGCCGAGGACGCGGCGGGTGCGGCGGACGTGGACGGTCCGGCGGCGGGCAGGGCGTTCGGGTCGGACACGGCCCCAACCTATCGCCTCCGCGGGCCGTCACTACATCCGTAGTGCTGCCGTGTTACTCTCGGCCGTGTAACTACAGGTGTAGTCCCAGGAGGCTCCCGTGAAACAGCCGCGCGCCCTCGTCATCGGCTCCGGCCCCGGCGGGCTCACGGCCGCCGCCGCACTGCATCGCCGCGGCTGGTCCGTCACCGTGCTGGAGCGGGTCGCCTCGATCGAGCCCGTCGGCGCGGCGATCTCCCTCGCCGCCAACGCCCAGCGCGCCCTGGACGCCATCGGCGTCGGCGACGCCGTGCGCGACCTCGCCGCCTGGGAGGGGAGCGGCGGGCTGCGTACGCCCGACGGGCGCTGGCTCTCCCGCACCGACGCCGACGCCGTGGCCGAGCGGTTCGGCGGCGGCGTCGCGCTCGTGCACCGCGCGGACCTCGCCGCGCTGCTCGCCGCCCGGCTGCCGGCCGGCGCGCTGCGCACCGAAGTCCCCGCGGAGGTCGAGGACCCCGGCGGACCCGGCTGCCCCGCGCGCGTCGCGGTGCCGGACGGGGTCATGGAGGCCGAACTCGTGGTCGCCGCCGACGGCATCGGCTCCGCCGCACGCCGCGCCCTCTTCCCCGAGCACCCCGGCCCCGCGT
Proteins encoded:
- a CDS encoding TetR family transcriptional regulator codes for the protein MSDPNALPAAGPSTSAAPAASSASRQEVIADAAIALLAERGMRGLTHRAVDEAAGLPQGSTSNRARTRAALLELTIQRLAEREGRVLGIGDLPLSGTDPGPLADALAGLLHRFLTRHRTLLVARYELALEATRRPELRAIYDRAGATFGDAAHGLLAAWGSADPERHAQDLIAWTDGMMFLHTAGRVRGSRTPSRARLRAGYEDLLRGMLGG